The Reichenbachiella carrageenanivorans region CAGCAGGTACTTTAAACTGATCTGCCGCAATTGATTTTTTCTCCAAAACCTCTACCAGATTTTCATTTTCAGGCGAGCCACCTTCGTATGAAATAGTTTTCACTGGAATACCATCTTTCAAAACTGGGCTACTATCGTCAAAATTAAGCTGAGCCATAGACCCACCTGTAGGCAATAAAGCAACTACCTCTTGTAAGTTTTCTTTGAAGTAGCTCATCATTTTCTTCATCACAGCAAAGTCGTCTGACTTCACCCCGAGTCCATCAAATGAAGCAATATTCATTTGAAGTGCTTTTTGTTCGCCATTCATACCGTCATACCCCACCGTTTTCCAAGTGCCTATTTTATCATTTTTACCATTCGCTTTGTAGCTCAACAAATCACCAGTCTGCGGATTCAGTATTTTATCAAACTTTTCCTTTTGTTCTGCTGGTATATTAGCGGCAAACTGCTTCATCATTTTAGCCATCATTTTGATCTGCTCTTGTAGCTGTTGCAATGTAGCTTTATCAAATTGATAATATTCCTTCTTATTATTATCGACAAAAGTGAATACCTCTGTTGTGCTATTAAATATAATAGAGCTATTATCTGCTCCTGAGTTTTTTACTAACATCTTATCAGCCGTGAGATAAATCTCCGAGGTCGCTACCTTTCCATTGTCGAGTGTTTTTGTTTTCGACAAAATAAATATACCGTCCTCTGCCCATACAGTCAGGGTCAAACACAGCATTAGTCCAATTAGGGATAGTTTTTTTAATGCAATCATTTTAAATAATTTTTTAGTCATTATAGTTCACAGGTTCAAACGAAGTAAAGGCCTTATCTGGCACATCACTCAGTATTTTTATTTCCGTTAGTTGTCTCGCACCTCCACGCCCACCAGACAACAGGATGTTTCCATATTTTTGGTAATCCTCCCAAGGGGTAATAAAATCTGGATTGGGGTGACTCGATTTTCTGAAAAATGCCCATTGAGTTATCAAATTACTTTCCTCATCTACCCAAATATGGTAGATATTGTCTGGTGTATCTCCCACATTATCGAAGGCCATCTGTAATACATACGACTCTTGACCAAGCGCTGTGGTGTCATTGCCAATGTAGTATAATGCCACGCCAGAGTCTTTCAACTTATAAGGCATCACCAGCCAGTAAGAATCATTGATCCAAATGCTCTTGGCCTTCTTCAAATAGCCTGCCAAAGAATCCGGGGCTGAGATTTCCTCCCCTTCTATTTGGGCTTTGCCATTCATACTATTGATATT contains the following coding sequences:
- a CDS encoding DUF4412 domain-containing protein; the protein is MIALKKLSLIGLMLCLTLTVWAEDGIFILSKTKTLDNGKVATSEIYLTADKMLVKNSGADNSSIIFNSTTEVFTFVDNNKKEYYQFDKATLQQLQEQIKMMAKMMKQFAANIPAEQKEKFDKILNPQTGDLLSYKANGKNDKIGTWKTVGYDGMNGEQKALQMNIASFDGLGVKSDDFAVMKKMMSYFKENLQEVVALLPTGGSMAQLNFDDSSPVLKDGIPVKTISYEGGSPENENLVEVLEKKSIAADQFKVPAGYKEKEINMQSMGR